In Blastocatellia bacterium, the genomic stretch ACCACTCCGGGGTGCCGCTCGTGCACGACTTCGTTGAACTGGCGGAGGAAAGCGATGGCCTCGAGATTTTCCCGGCCGCCGTAGATGTTAGGTATCCATTGACCCGGAGGACGAGAATAATCCAGATAGAGCATCGAGGCCACGGCATCAACCCGAAGCCCATCGGCATGATACTTCTCCAACCAGAACAGCGCGCTCCCCAGGAGGAAGTTCCTCACCTCATGCCGCCCGTAGTTGAAGATGAGTGTGCCCCAATCCCGGTGCTCCCCTTGCCGGGGATCGGCATGATTATAAAGATGCGTTCCGTCAAAGAAGCTCAACCCATGATCGTCCCGGGGGAAGTGAGCGGGCACCCAATCGAGAATCACGCCGAGCCCGTGCTCGTGGAGCACGTTCACCAGATAGGCGAAATCGTCAGGGGTTCCCCAACGGCTCGTGGGCGCATAGTACCCGGTGACCTGATAGCCCCAGGACCCCTCGAACGGATGCTCCATCACCGGCAGCAGTTCGACGTGCGTGTAGCCCATCTCCGTCACATACGTGGCGAGCAGGGGGGCGAGTTCACGATAGCTGAGCGCACGGTTTCCCTCTCCCCGTCGCCACGATCCAAGATGAACCTCGTAAATGGCCATCGGAGCATCGAGGGCGTTTCTCTTCGATCGCTCGCTCATCCACTGTTCATCGGTCCAGACATGCCGGCCCGGACGAAAAACAATCGAAGCTGTACCCGGCGGACGCTCGTGAAAGAACCCGTAGGGATCCGCTTTCACAAACGGAGTGGGCGACAGATGCGAGCGAATCTCGAACTTGTAGAGTTCTCCTTCTCCAAGCTGGGGAAGGAAAAGTTCCCACACCCCGGACGATCCGCGAATCCGCATGGGATGACGGCGGCCATCCCAGCGATTGAAATCGCCGACGACGCTCACGCGCCGGGCATTGGGAGCCCACACGGCAAAATGGACGCCTTCGACCCCGTTGACCTGGCACAGATGAGCCCCAAGCTTCTCGTAGATCTGATAATGCTTCCCTTCTCCAAACAGGTGGAGATCGAACTCGCTGAGCAGCGGAGGAAAGCTGTAGGGATCATAAATCTCCCAGCTCCGCCCGCTCTCATCCGTCAGCCGGAGCCTGTAAGGGAAGGGGTCCTTGACCGGTATCACGGCTTCAAAGAATCCCTCTGGGTGAAGTCGCACCATCGGCCAGACGGCACCTGATGCGAGATCAATCACGCTGATGTCCGCTGCCTCCGGAGCAAAGGCGCGCACGGCTACAACCGGTTGCCCGTCGTATTCCACCCGATGCATTCCCAGAAGGTGGAACGGATCGGAATGCTCGGCGCGAAGAATCAGCTCAATCTCGATCGGCGGCGCCGTCAGGGTCTTCCCTCTTGTTTCAGCAACGTCTTCCACCCGGCAACCTCCCCTGGCATGCATCCGAAAGCTTTTCGCTGATCAAGGCCGTCAACGCGCCTGATTATAACCCACTGCCGCGATGCAACTGAAATCAGCCAAGTTGTTCCCAGCGCTCAGCCGATGCCCGGAAATGACGAAACATTCCCCGATAAACGTTTCGGAGGATGTAGTGCCGACTTTCGCGTCGGCGACTCCTGCGCCAGCCGCAGAGCATGCGCCCCACTGATCCGGGAGAATCGGCGACATCTCAACTCCTGTGGCTTCTTTCGGTGAACGAGAGTGGCGAGCGATTCGCGCGTGTTGTCGTTCCGGGAACGACCACAGGGGGCCTGCCGTTTGCTCTCCCTTCGGATCGCTGCCCGATCAGATCAGAGCTTCCCGGCCAGCATGAGGACGCCGATGAGGATGAAGGCGGTGGCGGCAATCTTCCGGAGATATTCCTCCGGGACGAACCGCACGAGGAGTTCTCCCCCGAGGACACCAAGGAGCGTTACCAGCACCATCGCCAGCGAGGCTCCGAGGAAGACGGCCAGGGGCGATTGCGTTCGGGAGACCATCGTAATGGCCGCCAGTTGTGTTTTGTCTCCCATTTCGGCCAGAAAGATGAGGGCGAAGGTCGAAAGCAGGGCGTTCCAGTTCATCGCGTCAGTTCCTCATACAAGAGTGATTCGGTGGACGCGCTGCGGACAACGGCCGGCGAGTGCGTCCCCACGATCGGTCGGCATTCTGTCCTCCGTTATCGTCCTGCACGCGGCCGGCCTCAGCCGCCTTGCCTTCCCGTATCGGCCACAATGACGCGGAGAAAACGACGTTTGCCAACCTGGAGGAGCCGTTCGCGGCGGTCTTCAAAGGAGACGACGGCGCGGGGATCGGAGCATCGCACGGTGTCCAGAGAGACGCCCCCCTGCTGGATCAGCCGTCGGGCTTCGCGGATCGAGGGGGCCAATCCGGTCGTCACCAGCAGCCGGGCCAGCTCGATGGTCGGTGTCGCCAGGGTGATCTCCACGACGGGAATGGTGCTCGGCAACTGGCGCTCGCGGAAGATCCGGTTGAATTCCTCCTCGGCGCGGGCCGCAGCTTCTGCCGAGTGGAATTCGGTCACCAGACGGCGGGCCAGTTGCGCTTTCAGATCGCGGGGATTGATGCGGCCTTCGTCGGCGTCGCGCCGCCATCGAGCCAGTTCCGCCAGGGGAACATCGGTCAGCAGTTCGTAGTAGTGCCACATCAGCTCGTCGGAGATGGCCATCGTTTTGCCGTAAATTTGATCGGGCGACTCGGTGATGCCGATGTAGTTGCCATAGGATTTCGACATCTTCTGCACGCCATCGGTGCCGATCAGAAGCGGGACGGTCATGACCACCTGCGGCGGTTGGCCGAATTCCCGCTGAAGATCCCGGCCCACGAGCAGATTGAACTTTTGATCCGTTCCTCCCATTTCCACATCGGCGCGCAGGACGACCGAATCGTAAGCCTGGGCGACCGGATAGAGCAGTTCGTGGAGGCTGATGGGACTGCCCTGATGGAGCCGCTTTTGAAAATCGTCCCGTTCGAGAATCTGCGCCAGAGTCACCCTGGCCGCCAGTCGGATCCAATCCTCGCTGCGGAGGGCTCCGAGCCATCGCGAGTTAAACTCGATGACCGTGCGGTCGGGATCGAGGATTTTGAAGACCTGGCGCTTGTAGGTCTCGGCATTGGCGGCGATCTCCTCCGCCGATAGTGGTGGTCGCGTCACCGACCGACCCGTGGGATCGCCGATCATCCCGGTGAAATCGCCGATGAGAAAGATGACCGTGTGGCCGAGGTCCTGAAACTGGCGCAGCTTGCGCAACACGACCGTATGACCGAGATGGAGATCGGGAGCCGTGGGATCGGCCCCCAGTTTGACGCGCAAGGGCTGACCGCTGCGGTTGGAGTGCTCGAGCTTGGCCTTCAGCTCGTCCTCCCGGATGAGATCAACCACACCGCGTTTGAGAAGCTCCAGTTGTTGTTCTATCTCCATCATCCCTGAGTCCATTGTCCTCACCGAGGGCCTTCTTCCTCCCCATGCACGCTGGCGTCTGCGTGAGCGGGCGCACACGACCGACGTCTCATTCGTCCTCAACGGATCACTGCCGGTTGCCCTCTCAGGATTTCCTGCGCAGCCCGCGTGACGACTTCGATCAGATGCGCCTCAGTGAAAAGCGCCTCGGGAAGTTCCTCGTAGGTCACCTCGAGGGTTTCCAGAGTGAAATGCCGACCATCGGGGACGCTTTCGACCTCGACACGTCGGATCGTCGGCTGACCCTCAACGGTGGTGATTTCGGTGAAGCGAGCGATGCGTTCTCGTTCCCCTCGGACGTTATAGAGTTCCACCATCATGGGCAGGAAAGTATCCTGCCGATAGAAGCCGACCATTCGCGGATAGTCTGATTCCCGATCGGCTTTCAAATGACTCTCCACCACATAGGTGGGCACGCCGTCAATGACCTGCACCCCGGTGAGGGTGTGGTCATAGTTGTAGAGTTCTCCCCCGATCAATTCCTGAACCGAGACGCTCACCCCTTTGTAGCTCAGTCGCCGTCCCGTCGAGAGTCTGACGATCCGTCTCAATCCGGGGAGGTAGGAAATCACGTCGGTCTTCTGCCCCGGGCGCTCGATGACGAGCACGGCCTGCTTGCTTTCGCTCACAGGCGAGACGATTTGCATGAAGGTGCGCGTTTCGTCCGCCGACGGTCGGTGCAGGACGCGAACGAGAATTTCTTCCGGCGCTGCTTCATCGCCGGGGAAGGAAATCTTGATTCGGGCGGAGAAAGGACGGCGGGAGAATTGCTGCCGGAATCGCTGGATGACGTCCTCACCGCTGATGGCCGGCAGAGGAGATTCCTCGTGCGCGGCTCG encodes the following:
- the glgB gene encoding 1,4-alpha-glucan branching protein GlgB, producing the protein MHRVEYDGQPVVAVRAFAPEAADISVIDLASGAVWPMVRLHPEGFFEAVIPVKDPFPYRLRLTDESGRSWEIYDPYSFPPLLSEFDLHLFGEGKHYQIYEKLGAHLCQVNGVEGVHFAVWAPNARRVSVVGDFNRWDGRRHPMRIRGSSGVWELFLPQLGEGELYKFEIRSHLSPTPFVKADPYGFFHERPPGTASIVFRPGRHVWTDEQWMSERSKRNALDAPMAIYEVHLGSWRRGEGNRALSYRELAPLLATYVTEMGYTHVELLPVMEHPFEGSWGYQVTGYYAPTSRWGTPDDFAYLVNVLHEHGLGVILDWVPAHFPRDDHGLSFFDGTHLYNHADPRQGEHRDWGTLIFNYGRHEVRNFLLGSALFWLEKYHADGLRVDAVASMLYLDYSRPPGQWIPNIYGGRENLEAIAFLRQFNEVVHERHPGVVTIAEESTAWPMVSRPTYAGGLGFSLKWNMGWMNDILAYMSRDPIYRKYHHNDLTFSLMYAFSENFVLPLSHDEVVHGKRSLLDKMPGDRWQKFANLRALYGYMYTHPGKKLLFMGGEFGQWREWDHQSSLEWHLLEEDLHRKLQVYVRDLNRLYRSQPALYERDFQPEGFEWIDCHDWEASVLTFLRRAKDPADFLVIAVNFTPVPRENYRVGVPEAGFYRELLNSDSDFYGGSNLGNAGGVTADPIPAFGRPYSLALTLPPLAVLILKPERPQIALRSNEESPSVS
- a CDS encoding TMEM165/GDT1 family protein → MNWNALLSTFALIFLAEMGDKTQLAAITMVSRTQSPLAVFLGASLAMVLVTLLGVLGGELLVRFVPEEYLRKIAATAFILIGVLMLAGKL
- the tyrS gene encoding tyrosine--tRNA ligase, with protein sequence MMEIEQQLELLKRGVVDLIREDELKAKLEHSNRSGQPLRVKLGADPTAPDLHLGHTVVLRKLRQFQDLGHTVIFLIGDFTGMIGDPTGRSVTRPPLSAEEIAANAETYKRQVFKILDPDRTVIEFNSRWLGALRSEDWIRLAARVTLAQILERDDFQKRLHQGSPISLHELLYPVAQAYDSVVLRADVEMGGTDQKFNLLVGRDLQREFGQPPQVVMTVPLLIGTDGVQKMSKSYGNYIGITESPDQIYGKTMAISDELMWHYYELLTDVPLAELARWRRDADEGRINPRDLKAQLARRLVTEFHSAEAAARAEEEFNRIFRERQLPSTIPVVEITLATPTIELARLLVTTGLAPSIREARRLIQQGGVSLDTVRCSDPRAVVSFEDRRERLLQVGKRRFLRVIVADTGRQGG
- a CDS encoding outer membrane lipoprotein-sorting protein encodes the protein MKQRVVMVVGAVLVALLASQCQRRAAHEESPLPAISGEDVIQRFRQQFSRRPFSARIKISFPGDEAAPEEILVRVLHRPSADETRTFMQIVSPVSESKQAVLVIERPGQKTDVISYLPGLRRIVRLSTGRRLSYKGVSVSVQELIGGELYNYDHTLTGVQVIDGVPTYVVESHLKADRESDYPRMVGFYRQDTFLPMMVELYNVRGERERIARFTEITTVEGQPTIRRVEVESVPDGRHFTLETLEVTYEELPEALFTEAHLIEVVTRAAQEILRGQPAVIR